ATGGGAGAATTCGATCCGCTCTTCCGTCATCCTGCTCAGGATATAATTTGAGGTGCCGTTGATTATGCCGTAAACATTCAAAATTCTGTTTGCCACGAGGCCTTCTCTCAAGACCTTGATGATGGGGATCCCGCCTGCGACCGACGCCTCAAATCCCACCTCCACACCCTGCTTCTCGGCCTCGCTGAATATCTCGTTCCCTTCGGTAGCAAGGAGGGCCTTGTTCGCCGTGACAACATGTTTCTTGTTCCTTATCGCCCTGAGAATAAAGTCCTTGGCAGGGTGTATGCCGCCGATGAGTTCGACGACAATATCAATTTCAGGGTCATCCAGGATCTCTCCAGCCTTCGTCGTCAGGACGCCTTCAGAGACCTTGATCCCCCTGTCCCTTGTGATATCAAGATCAGATATCCTCTTCAGGATGAGATCAAAGCCAATTCGTTCCCTGATGATGTCACGATTATTCAGAAGGATCTTCGCCGTTCCGCTTCCGACGGTCCCGAAACCTATGATCCCGATGGCTATGTTGCCTCCTGTCAAGATACCTCTCCCTGTGTTATATAAGCGGAATGCTCTATTATGCGCTAAAGACCCGCGTTACTTCAATACCGATAACGCAGATTAAACCCGAGTTCCGTGACGAGAAGACGTAACTCTCTACACCCTGATCCTTTGACTTTGTGGTCATTGTAGTGTATTGTAATACAGGAGATGAATGATGAGAACAGTATTGTCAGTCAGTCTTCCGGAAAACATGTCTGAAGAACTCGACAGACTTGCAAAAACTACTGGCCGCAATAAGAGCGACATCGTGAAGGAAGCCCTGGGCTTGTTTCTGTGGGAGACGAAGCTCCGGGCTGTCCAGAAACGGCTCGGCCCCAAGGCGAAGAGGGTTGGGATCGTCAGCGAGGAAGACGTGTTCAAAGCGATCTCATGATCGCGGTCTTTGACACCAATGTCCTTATCGCCACGCTGATCACCGAGGGCATCTGCGCGAAACTGCTGCACCGGGCGCGCGCCGGAGAATTCTCCCTTGTCTCATGTCCTTTTATCATGAAGGAAGTCCGGCGTATCCTGTCGAGGAAATTTCGCCTTGGAGATGAAGAAACAGCATCGGCAATGGAGCCCGTCACCGAGGCGGTCGACCGGATCATCGAGCATACCCTGAATGTCAAAGGTGTCTGCCGGGACGCTGATGATGACAACATTCTTGCTTGTGCGCTGGCTGCAGAAGCGGAGTATCTGGTTACGGGAGATGCGGACCTCCTGGAGCTCAAGAGGCATAAGGTCGTCAGGATCATCACCCCACGGGATTTTGAGGCGATGTTTTTATAGTAAGTCCGGCACAGGGGCTGCTTCAAGCATGTTGCTCCCATCCCCTGCCGCCGGCTTTCCTGTTCTCTTCGCAACAAGGCATATTACCTATCGAGTCAGAGCCGCCTTCGGGCGGATATACCGAGAATAAAGAGAACGGTTCTGTTTAAGTGGTAAGAGAGACAACAATTGACGAAGGAGAAATAAACAGAACCGTCCCCTTTATTTTTATTTATGTTGAGGTTATTGAACCCACCTGGTTCAGGGAAAGACTGAGAAAAGAATTTGCGGAGGCAGTGCAAATTCATTCATACAGACAAGGGCACGGCTTGAGACCGCTTACAGGAAGGGCTGATGGGGGCTAGAGAAGAACAGTATTTAGAGAGCGCATCTAATGAAGATAATCATCCATCGTGGCACTAAAGAGATTGGCGGTACGTGTATTCAGCTTTCGACTGATAGGACGACGATACTGCTCGATTTGGGGCTTCCCCTAAGGAAAGACAGCAAAGCCCTTAACCTTTCAGGAATAAAGAAAGATGCAGTTCTGATAAGCCACCCTCATGCCGACCATTACGGGCTGATAGACACGCTGGAAGAAAACGTGCCGGTCTATATTGGTGAACTCGGGAAAAAGCTGATCGACGCAACAAGAATCCTGCTCAGCAAGGAACTTCAGAAGAACGATTTTCACCATTTCAAGTCCTGGGAGCCTTTTACTATTGGAGATTTTATCATAACTCCCTATCTTGTTGACCATTCCGCTTGCGACGCTTATGCCTTTCTGATCGAAGCTGATGACAAGCGGGTGTTTTACAGTGGCGATTTCCGAGGGCATGGAAGAAAGTCAGTGCTCTTTAGAAGAATAATCGAGAACCCACCGAGGGATATCGATCTGCTTTTCATGGAAGGCTCCATGCTCGGACGTAACAACGACGATTACCCCGACGAGAAATCTGTAGAGAAAAAAATCTTTGAGATTATCAAAGACCAGAAAAACATAACCTTCCTGATTTGCTCCTCCCAGAATATCGACCGCATTGTTTCCGCCTTCAAAGCCTGCCTGAAAGCTCGGAAAACCCTTGTCCTTGATTTTTATACAGCATGGGTATTAGAGCTGCTCAAGAACGCTGGCTTGAATGTACCGGCGATGGATTGGAACAACATCAGAGTCTTTGCCGAATATGGGCAGGATAAAAAGGTTAAGGCCAGCCCAGAGTATTTCGGAGACTTCAGGCAACGGGTTTATACCAAATATCGTATTAGGAAAGAGGCACTTTATGATCACCCGGAACGATATGTTTGTGTCTCTAAGATGTCAAGGTTCAGGATTGTTAATACATATAAGAAGGAAAAACCCGTCAATGTTATCTATTCTCAATGGAAAGGCTATCTTGACGATCCGGAACATCAGTCATTCGGATCAAAACAGATCGCCGACTATCGTGCCGATCCTATGGTCAATTTTACATATGCCCACACCAGCGGGCATGCTCCTGTTCACGATCTGCAATTATTCGCAAAGGCAATAAATGCTAAAATGGTCATTCCGATCCATACAGAGTTCGGAGACAATTTCAAACAATATTTCAGTAACATTGTAATCATTAGCGACCTGGAAGTATACTTTTTGTGAGAAGGAGGCGTAACGATGCTGGGAGATAAACATATAAGAAATGCAGAGATGGCTTCAGAAGTTTGGCTCAATCTTGAACCAAGTCAGAGGGACTCATTAAGAAAGTATTTTCACTTAAGACCAACAAGCTCAGGTGTTACAATTATATACACACTCCCGATCGCGCCGATGAGAGGGGTTGGCACGCGAACTCGTGATGAGTTGAGGGAGAGCTTACACAGGCTTTATGTTGAATTCCCCAAATTTACCTCAACTGATGATGAAAAGAGTCGTGAGGTACTCAAGAAACTTGACTTTAAAGCAAGAAAATGTGATCACCCTGAATTATTAGAAGAATATACGCAAGCGACTCTTATTAATACAATGGAGGACAATAAGACTTTGGAAAGTATCGTTAACAGTAGTGGACCCATAAAGTTCATAGCTTCGGAGTTGATTTTTGAGAACGGTCCAAACAGGATTGATATTGTTGGCTATGATAGCAAAGATCTGTACTTTTTTGAATTGAAAAAGGATAGGACCTCTAAAATAAAGCAACTAGTTGACTATGTGAAATATTACAAGAAGAATGAAGTTCTTGGCAGGCTTTTATCGGTATACCCAATTACTAGCGTAGAGAAATACGACGCTATAAAGCCTATAATGGTAATGAGATACGCTGAGAATTCTAGCAGTAACAAACGTTGGACTGACTTAGCCAATAAAGGGAAGATACAAATTATATTCTATAAGCCTTCCTACACTTTTGAATGATAATATAAGCGGCATCTTGATGCCTGCCATTAGCGATGTTTTTTGATCCTTCCCACCAATATCGTGTTATCAAAAAAAAATAAAGGGGACGGTTCTCTTTAAGTGCTAAGAGAACCAAGGTATCAATTAATCGGTAAATAGCCTAAACAAATCCTACGGATAGCTGATAAAGGTGGTGGAATAAATGAAAACATACATGTACTCTCAAGCACGGGGAAAGTTAGCAGACATCCTTGAGGAATCAAAAAAGCAGGAAATTGTTATTCGTCGCCGAAAAGGAGATATGTTTTCTATTGTTCCGAAAGCTCCTGTTCGCCGCTCGCCATTTGATGTATCTGGGTTAAGAAAGAATATTTCACGCAAGGAAATAATAGAGGCGATTCATGAATCTCGAAAAAGGGCATAACGCCTCCTTATTTACTCCGGCAATTGAATATATGAAACGTATTGTGGTTTATCATTCCGGCTTGTCCGGAATCTTTGTTTTTTCAGAAGGGTTCCCGACGCGCTCCGCTCGCGGGAATGACGGCTTTTGAAGTGTTTGCTTGCCGCGGGCAATAGATCACCTATCAGCGAGAACAACTCAGCGGACAAGATTCTTCCACCAGTCAGATAGCATTCCGCTCTGCCAAAGATAGATAACTCCGAAGATGGCGATGACTGCCGCTCCCGCGACAACAAGGAGCGTCCTCCGTTCAGCAGTCAACCAATGACCTTGAGTTGTCTCATCACTGCTGCAATTTCTTGCCTTATGTCCGGCTGTCCTTTTTATCGTCTTTTTCTCTGCTGTCCCAAGTCTCTTCTTGCCGATTTCAAGGTATTCAGCCTTCTTAAAGGCCTTGTAGGTAACTTCGACATCCCTTGTCTGAGACTCGGTCTCCGAAGGGCATTGATTACAGGGTTTCTTCTCTGTCATACCGGTATCATACTTCTGACACTGTTCCAGTGCCTAACCCTCAGATAATGAGCGATGTTAATCAATTCTCTCCAACGGGGTCCGCCCAAGCAGGGCCTAAGCGATTCCAAGGCATGCCCTTCAGATCCTCCGTTTTGTCTCGAAGCCCTTTGTCTTTAACTCCGAAACAATCTCATCGAAAAAGAGCTTCCCCCTCGTCTCGAGCGTAACAATGACACGCGTCTTTCCCACGGGAAGATCACTTGCAAGCCTGTCATGAACAACATCCAGGATATTGCCCCGATGGGAGGCGATAACCCCCGTCAGGGAGTGGAGGCTTCCCGGCGTATCGTCAACGGTCACCTCGAAAACACCGACTCTGCCCGTTGCGTTGAGACCTTTATGGATTATCCTGTCTATAAGGGTGAAGTCGATGTTCCCGCCGCTGACGACAAGAACAACCTTCTTGCCCCTGAATCGTTCCCTGTTCTCGAGAAGGGCGGCAAGGGGGACCGCGCCCGCCCCCTCAACAACGAGCTTTTTCCGTTCAAGAAACAGGAGGATCGCCATAGCAATAGAATCTTCTTTCACCACGACCATGTCATCCACATATCGGCTCATGATCCTGAACGTCCTTTCACCTATCCTCCCTACCGCAATTCCATCAGCAAGTGTGGGCCGGGGAGGGCTCTCCCGTATCTCCTTCTCCCTGAAGGAGACATACGCAGACAACGCTGATTCCGTCTGTACGCCGATCACCTCAGTCTTTGGCGACAGGGACTTAAAGGCTATTGCAACCCCAGAAACCAGCCCTCCCCCTCCGACGGGAACGAGAACCGAATCTATCTCCTTCAGTTCCTCCATAATCTCCATACCGACCGTCCCCTGCCCGGCGATGACGAGATCATCATCAAATGCATGAACGAAGGTATAGTCTCGCCGGGACAGGGCATACCTGAGGGCGTCGTCAAAGTTTTCGCCGTAAAGCACAACCTCTGCCCCATATCCCTTTGTTGCCTCCTCTTTGACGATGGGGGTGGTCACGGGCATGACAATCTCTGCCTTTATCCCCAGTCCTGCAGCGGCAAAGGCAACACCCTGTGCATGATTACCCATGGACGCTGCGATCACCTTCTGACCCTGGAGAAAACGCATCTTGTTAAATGCCCCCCTTGCCTTGAACGATCCTGTCTTCTGGAGGTTTTCTGCCTTGAGATACACCTCGGCAGTCGTCATTCTGCTGAGAGAGATTGAATAGATCAGGGGTGTCTTGTGGACAAAGGTCCTGAGATGCTCCTGCGCCTCCACAATGTCTTTTATCTCAACCACTGAATCACCTCTTTGTCATTCTTGCGCGGCAACATGCACCAGACAGAGAAAGCCTTTCTTCTTATAAAAAGATCATTCCTCTTTTTGACATCACATTATATTATAAAATGAAAAAGGCTATGCTGTCATGATTGGGGGTTCACAGGGAAAGATCTCGTCCTATGGCGGCGCCTCCATCCGGAAATGAGCAACGCGGATTTAGGGGGGAGACAAAGAAGACCTTGCGGGAAGCTCAATATTCATGTCCTTTCTGCAAGGTCTTCATAAAGAGTGCCACTTACGTAACTATTGAATTATGATGTCATTTGCCTTTCTTTTCACCTGCTGCCCGCATTTCAGCCGCCATTTCCTTTATCTCCGTTAAGCTCCTCTGCATTTCGCTCCATCCATACCACAGCGCATAATCAGGATTTGCATGGAATGTCCCCTGGAATGTCCTCATCCTATGTTCGAGGTACATAACAAAGAGCTTCTGCTCAACAACCGTTGGCGCATCGTGGAAGGTGAGCAGATCAGGGAAGGGATAAGCGTAGGTTTTCGGTTGTTTGAGAACGCCGTCTTTATACAGGTCTGCAACGGTAAGAATCGCCTCGGCCATGAGGCGGTCGGCCGCCTTGATCATCTGATCGCCCTTCTCCAGTTCTGCCTTCGCAAAGTTGACGGAGTGACACTGATGGCATGTGTTGATCATCTTGTCACGGTCCTTCTGCCATTCTTCCTGGGTCAGTCTGGCAAGGTCCGCAGCTTTCACCACATCAAGCCTCGCAGTCGGTTTCCCGTCAGGAGCCAGTACCCCCAGCGCTTGCAGGATTGTTGCGCGGTCTGCTGCCCACTGTTTGTCCCCCGGCAAGGGAAGGCGGACGGCAAGGAATCCCCAGGCGGCCCTCACGGCATGATTCCCCTCCTGCATATGACAGGTCTGGCAGGTAGGCGCCGCAACATCATCAGGCAATACCTTGTTTTGCTTGAGTAAGAATCTTACCCCGTGTTTTGAGCTTGAATACATCTCCCACTGCGGGTGATCGAACCCCATATGACAGGTCGAGCAGGCCTGCGGCTGCCTTGCTTCCTGCACGGAAAAGGTATGCCGCGTATGGCAAGAGTCGCAGGAGGCATTGCCAAAAATCTGGCCGCTCTTCTTCAGGTCCTTTATCTCTGTCTCACTCTTCATTCCTATCTTATGGCAGGCTCCGCATCCCTTCATTCCCTCTATGAGCGCCATTGGCTGCCAATGTATCGTCGGCATCGCATTCATGGATGCCCACCCGAATGCGTGCTTACCTCCCTTGTATTGATTGACCTGCTTTTCATGGCACTTGGCACAGATATCAGGTGTCGGAATCTGAACGTTTGCCACATCCTGGCTGGTCGTATGTTTGTCTCCGTGGCACGAAGGACAGCCAATGCCGTTCTTGCTATGTTTGCTTATTTGCCAGTCTGAGACGGCCTTCGGAGTGACTTGTTTGTGACAATCCTCGCAGTTTTGGGCTGAGGCAGAGACGGCAAATACCAAGATCACTCCAACAAGTAATGAAATCCTTGAAACCATCGCAAGCATGATTAGCCTCCTATCTAAAATGTTCCAGTCATCAGGCAACTACCGTCTTCACTCCCTCCTTTCCTGCTTATTCGAAATTCGACTCGTAAGAATCAACGCTGTTACCTTCTTGAACCCTCCCCAAAAAGCTTACTTAAAGCCTATCACGTCTAACGTATTTGTCAAGTTATAGCGTCATAAATAATGGCGTATTTCAACCATGCATTGCAGCCATTTATGCCGCTTTCCAAATATGCGATGCGCATATTTCAAGGACGCTATGTATAGAATTATTAGGTTTTCTCTCTATGTACAAAAGTGAAGGGCGCTTAAGGTATCGAAACAGAACAAGAAGAAATCACTGGGCATGGCTCATCACCAGTGCCGTCCATGTGATGCGGAATTTCAGAAAACGAGGTTATAATAAAGAAAGCCTAGTTGGAGGTTATATGAAAAAAATAAACTGCTGGGAATTCATGGGGTGCGGAAGGGAACCGGGAGGCAGGCAAGCCGACGAACTCGGAGTGTGTCCCGCCGCTGATGATAAACGGTATG
The DNA window shown above is from Thermodesulfovibrionales bacterium and carries:
- a CDS encoding ribbon-helix-helix protein, CopG family → MMRTVLSVSLPENMSEELDRLAKTTGRNKSDIVKEALGLFLWETKLRAVQKRLGPKAKRVGIVSEEDVFKAIS
- a CDS encoding putative toxin-antitoxin system toxin component, PIN family, which translates into the protein MIAVFDTNVLIATLITEGICAKLLHRARAGEFSLVSCPFIMKEVRRILSRKFRLGDEETASAMEPVTEAVDRIIEHTLNVKGVCRDADDDNILACALAAEAEYLVTGDADLLELKRHKVVRIITPRDFEAMFL
- a CDS encoding MBL fold metallo-hydrolase, producing the protein MKIIIHRGTKEIGGTCIQLSTDRTTILLDLGLPLRKDSKALNLSGIKKDAVLISHPHADHYGLIDTLEENVPVYIGELGKKLIDATRILLSKELQKNDFHHFKSWEPFTIGDFIITPYLVDHSACDAYAFLIEADDKRVFYSGDFRGHGRKSVLFRRIIENPPRDIDLLFMEGSMLGRNNDDYPDEKSVEKKIFEIIKDQKNITFLICSSQNIDRIVSAFKACLKARKTLVLDFYTAWVLELLKNAGLNVPAMDWNNIRVFAEYGQDKKVKASPEYFGDFRQRVYTKYRIRKEALYDHPERYVCVSKMSRFRIVNTYKKEKPVNVIYSQWKGYLDDPEHQSFGSKQIADYRADPMVNFTYAHTSGHAPVHDLQLFAKAINAKMVIPIHTEFGDNFKQYFSNIVIISDLEVYFL
- the ilvA gene encoding threonine ammonia-lyase, which codes for MVEIKDIVEAQEHLRTFVHKTPLIYSISLSRMTTAEVYLKAENLQKTGSFKARGAFNKMRFLQGQKVIAASMGNHAQGVAFAAAGLGIKAEIVMPVTTPIVKEEATKGYGAEVVLYGENFDDALRYALSRRDYTFVHAFDDDLVIAGQGTVGMEIMEELKEIDSVLVPVGGGGLVSGVAIAFKSLSPKTEVIGVQTESALSAYVSFREKEIRESPPRPTLADGIAVGRIGERTFRIMSRYVDDMVVVKEDSIAMAILLFLERKKLVVEGAGAVPLAALLENRERFRGKKVVLVVSGGNIDFTLIDRIIHKGLNATGRVGVFEVTVDDTPGSLHSLTGVIASHRGNILDVVHDRLASDLPVGKTRVIVTLETRGKLFFDEIVSELKTKGFETKRRI
- a CDS encoding multiheme c-type cytochrome — protein: MLAMVSRISLLVGVILVFAVSASAQNCEDCHKQVTPKAVSDWQISKHSKNGIGCPSCHGDKHTTSQDVANVQIPTPDICAKCHEKQVNQYKGGKHAFGWASMNAMPTIHWQPMALIEGMKGCGACHKIGMKSETEIKDLKKSGQIFGNASCDSCHTRHTFSVQEARQPQACSTCHMGFDHPQWEMYSSSKHGVRFLLKQNKVLPDDVAAPTCQTCHMQEGNHAVRAAWGFLAVRLPLPGDKQWAADRATILQALGVLAPDGKPTARLDVVKAADLARLTQEEWQKDRDKMINTCHQCHSVNFAKAELEKGDQMIKAADRLMAEAILTVADLYKDGVLKQPKTYAYPFPDLLTFHDAPTVVEQKLFVMYLEHRMRTFQGTFHANPDYALWYGWSEMQRSLTEIKEMAAEMRAAGEKKGK